The segment CCTTCCTTTACACTATTTTTAGGGAAATCTAGACATCCCCTCAACCTTCTAAAAAGTCCACAAGTAAATCTCCTTCACAGTCATAGAAAACGGTTACCAATGCCTTGGTGACAAAAATttcacgtatttttttttaatatacctcGTACTATTGCATTTTGTGGTACTAGGAAGGTAATTTAAAGATTAACTGCATGCTATACAGGAACCAGCAAACATAGGTTCTTCAGTAGCTTCATGACATGGTCACTATTGGACAGTTTGAGCAGCTTGTACACTAAAAGGTATAGGACTGCTTGAGTCTCAGCTATGGTAAAAAGAATGTAGTATGGTAGAATTTTAGGACAGCAGTAACAAGGCAGTCTTTATCAACTACTTGAATAAGCAAGTTAGTTGGTACAACAGTGTTTAGATTTTTCCATGGACTTTCAAGGATTGTTCAATTAtggtttcttttatattaaccTGAAGATCCTGACGGGTACTGTTCTTTGGTTTACTAACCTGGTTACTTAAATGCCATCCCAATCTGGTCTCTTTTTCGGTGTTATGAAGGTCCCTAACTCCCTAATTTGGGCCATTGCTGACTACAACCTCCCGATTTCCCCATGAATGTCTATTTTTGaacattcttattttttgcaGCTAATGATAAAAAGTCTTGGCCAAGGCAGCATATTGAGACACTGGTTGCCCTTTATCAAGAGCAGGAGGAAGCATCGAAACCAGTGAATTCTGTCTTCTGGAGTAGAGTCTCTGCTTCTTTCTTAGAAGATGGAATACATTACTCTTCAGCACAAtgacaaacaaaaatgaaaaacctgAAAAGGCAGTACAGGGATCAAAAAGACAAGGCAGGAAGGAGTGGAGCAGGGAAAGTAGTCTGGGagcattttgaattaatgaaagGGTTGATGGCCCCTAAGCCAGAGGGCACTGATGCAATAACTGCATCGAATAGGGGGAGTTTGAGAACCCCTGGTAACTTTGCATCACAATCAAGCCCAGTGCCAGAAGCAAGTGTAGGCAGTAAAGATGCAGAGCCTAAGAGGGCCAACAAACGGCGATGTTTTAGCAACGCAGAAGGATTTCAACAACTCAGTAATGATGCCAATTTACGGCATGAGGAACGATTACGATTTGAACAGAAAGTTCATCAAGAAAGAATGAAAGTTCATCAAgacaaaatgaaagtaaagctTGAATTActtgaagtgaaaaaagaagcattaaaaacagtgaaaaaaatatttgaaaaaattgaatagttgttgatttcttaaatttaacttttatttgaatttacttttttctttattaaatttgtaaTGTTCCCTTTTTCCAGTATTTCTTTCTCACAAGGGGAAAAAGTGTCGTTATTGTGTTTTGACATGCCTATGAGGGTTGGTTCTAGGCATTTATCCTCTTCCCCAAAGAAAATAACCCCCTGCAAAAATTatggttttccaaatttgagattttttttttttaagttgagaAAAGCTaaggaaattggaaaaaaaaggaatttacgCACaatatgtatgtgaaaaaaataaaccgcaatccaatttttgttgaaaagactCATGTGAATCTGCAATTTTTGGCAGTAGCaggtggcaaaaaaaaaaaaacaccgaaaAGTTTAATAGGGTTTAGATTTTGCTTCAAAGCATAGTTGGCTTTTGGGAACAAAATATTCTAATTGTTTAAGTTTCATGGgcgaaagcgttgtcaaattctatgagtagtttttcttatcttcgaAGTGTAAAACTAACAAAGTTcgctattattataaataaacaagagttaaaagctcatatggcacttttgacgagaccaagagctcatatgatattagctctagcaaaattctaagaaccaatacattgatttaaaaggaaaatcagaggcttaatgctggtcgggatttaaaataatagctatgagacacaatatccttccaaacatcaaatttcattaagatccgatcacccgttcgtaagttaaaaataccttatttttctaatttttccaattaaaaaattattgccCGACAATTTGATTTCAGTGAAAGGAATTATTCCCAAACATTTTCTTCCCGCTGAAAATTCTATAGACAATCCCTTCACCCCCCTCCTCCCCTGGAGAAAAGTTCCTCGCGAAATATGTCCGTAGGTTTCtgaattaaaaaacttaaaaggcatttaaacttctacaatatggttctctgtttttttttttttagtttggcaGGGATATACCTCACAGGGTAACGCATCGAAAACGGGAAATTGATATCTTATTCCatatgatttctgggaatatttcgggtctacgctgttattatgaaagtaattaTCTTCAAATAAATTTCAAGAGAAAATTCCACTTTACTCTTGATTAATATTAGATTGTGATACAATTAATTATGCTAACAAATGTTTAAACATAGAAAGTAACCTACTAATAAGTAAAAAACggtaactatttattttaaaaattacaaaagtctTGCAATGCGGTCCCTTTTTGCTCTGGCAGTGACTGTGGAATTATAGATgttattttctgaattaattGTAGCAGCTCCGCCTGAGCTCAGCTcttctgaattttcaaaatggaGATCATTCTCGTCAATGCAAAAATTATGCAAGGTACATGCTGCAATTACTGATTTGGAAATAAATGCAAGGTCAGGGGAATCAAAAAACCTAAGTCTTCTAAAACGACACTTTAATATTCCAATCGCCCTTTCAACAGACATTCTTGTAGAAGACAGTTTAAAGTTGTACCTAACCTGATATCTGGTTAGGTTACCCGTATCTCTATATGGTGTTAGTAACCGGTCAGAAAGTGGGTACGCTGCATCGCCGATTAAATGGCTATCCTCgggaaaaaataaagtactATTTTGTAGGTCAGTACAAATTTCTGAATGCCGAAAAACACGGGCATCATGCATGGACCCTGGCTGCCCTACATTACAGTCAGTAAATTTCAGGTTATGTTGGCACACAACCTGCAATTGGAGAGAGTGAAACCCCTTTCTGTTGATATATGTTCCCGAAGAATGTTGAGGGGTTCTGATTGGGATGTGGGTTCCATCTATAGCACCAAGAACCCCTGGAAAGCCAGCAGTAGAACTATTGGCAGAAATTATGTTTTGTGCTTCTGTAGCCCCTGGCCACTTTATTGTTGTTGATGCCATTTCGTAAATGGCGTCAATTGTTCTTCTTATGACTTTGAACACTGTTTTCTTACACACACCGAAGCGACATCCAACGGACCTGTAGGACTCTGGGGTTGCCAGAATCCATAGAGTTATGAGGAGCATCTTGTTAGGTGAGCATCTTGATGTTGGTCTTGTCTGATTCTGTAgctttatgttaatttttcctAAGAGAAGATCAAAAGTACTTCTATGAAGTCTAAAATGAGTTTTAAAATCATAATCCTGCATTCTCTCTGTGACTATTTCTTCATATCCTGCTACCTTTGGTACATTTCGTCTCGATACGGTTGAAACTCTTgtctaaaaaggggaaaaaaattattaggaagtattttgaagcaatgGATAAACACTGATTATGAAACCGAGAAGACATTATTTCTGAATTGTTTGATTTCGCCATTGTTATGAAGAAGAGCCTATTGTTCTGAAACCGAGCTGGAAAAATTTCAACTGGTATTAGattcaaattaaattacaaaatgattttcatatttaattacttttagaaaTTTGACTTAATAAGGCATTCATAAAATACCCTATGGTACGCAAAAAGTACAGTTTGTGGTTGTTTTCCcattctttaaaattaagatGTCAAAAAAGGGTtatattaacccccccccctcctgtaatgtttgtccgactcgtaaaaacgtagcaaaattgaatataaactaatttttgatgaGTTATCTGAAAAAGTTCCCcctccccaccaaaaaaaaaattgtattttctatGGGTAGAGGGAAGTATTTCCCGTTgggccgggggggggggggtatatataTAACCCCCCGTTGGGTGGGGGGAgggaagaatatatatatatatatatatatatatatatatatatatatatatatatatatatatatatatatatatatatatatatatatatatatattatatatatatatatatatatatatatataaaaataagttgtctgtgtgtgtgtgtctgtcgagtgacgtcatgtttgtgtgtcgactgacgtcatgttttcgactgacgaaattacagatcgggacacaaatgacgaccgggacaccggcacatagggaatataaatgacgaccgggacactcaaagagaaagcgaccgggacacaaggaatgttcgattagtaatcaccatcaacaaagcaccgggacacaaattttcgaccgggacacagggagtataaatgacgaccaggacataagtaaaaaaaaactaaaaaaaaaggtaaaaactacaaaaaaacttaaaataaaaaacaaactaaaaactaataaaaaaaactaaaaaagctaaaaaactaaaaaaaactaaaaaagaaaaaaagaaaaaaggaaaaaaatgaaaaataaaggagaaaaacaaaattaaaaaaaaaacaaaaagaaaaaaaaataaaaagaaaaaagaaaaaaaactaaaaaaaaagtataaaccaaaaaacaaaactaaaaagaaaaaaaggggaaaaatacaaaaatttatttcatcatataccatttcaaaaacgaatgtgtatacagaccgggacaccgggatacaaatgacgaccgggacacagggaatataaatgacacagggacacaactacaacggggacgccggggggcacagggggatatataaatgacgacggggacacagggaatgttctattagcaatcaccatcaacaaagctcaagggcaatcattagaatcatgaggtatagatctgaatacggtttGTTTTCCCATGtcccattatatgttgcatgttcaagagtcggtaaacctgacaatctatttatatgcacagacaatgggacagcaaagaatgttgtatattcgcaagttttacgtagttaaaaacatatatatatatatatatatatatatatatatatatatatatatatatatatatatatatatatatatatatatattatgtctCCTGTCTATGATGTCGTGGCATCAGCTGAAGCCAGTGAAATCAATTTAATGCATTTGTAAATTAAGTCGTAATAGCACGCACATTGTCAACAGTTTTGAGTAAGGGAAGGAAATCCTCCGACTAAGAAAAAGGAATTCTCAAATAATTAACATATGCAGTTTCCGCATTGATTGTATTGGTTAGTCCCAGAGATTGATTGCATGCAAAAACGtcaaacaaaacaatttgcttcCTCATGACAGTTGCTTAATCATGTAATATGCACACAAAAACTGATAAATCATAACATTGAAATACCGTTAAAATACTTGGCTCATTCAGCTCTTCCTCATCTTGatataattcattttctgaGTCAGTAGACTCGTCATCCGAGTCAGTAGACTCGTCATCCGAGTCAAAAATTTCATTAACCAAAATCAGTGCTGAAATAAGATTTCTCAGCGCCGTCTGGGACATTTTGGGAGAGGTTCTacctaaaataaagtagaaaactGAGCAATCAGAATAGTGAAACAAAACAGGGGAAAATCACATCTAAacgaataaattttaaaaagcacgtttgttttcaataaaaataaggaGGCAAGTTTTTCAGCACTTCTACAAAAGcttctaattctaattaaatggcctttaagttttcttaaagaaaatttggaaaGTATTGAGACCAAAGgtcaaaatttaatgtaaagaatgaGGCATCGAGAAGGGGCTAACCATTCATATACGAAATTTAggtttgttgtaagttttagcgttgctccttattttcagttcaaaaagcgtggtttgtagttgttttttttttttatctgagcttgaaacctctgcattGGTGTTCTCTGATAcagtgaatctgatggtgtgattttaaatACGAGTGTAAGATTTATTAAGTCTTACGGAACGTTTTTCCCTTATTTGATAATCAGGCTAATTTCCTCAGGCCTGTGCCGTTTGAAGGTtaatattaaacataataagtattatttattttaaatttgtataaaaaattaagtCTTTTGTTGTAACtactgttaattttttgttttgtgcaattgggccgagtcgctccgTACTTACAGTtagttaaattaaaacaaaattatttttttgaaagtaaggagcaacattaaacatCAAAATGAACGAAAATTATTATCGATATGaaggtttgccccctcctcaataccttactctttatgctaaagtttgtcccaatttttgaAGTACGGCAACTGAAACACGGGggcagtttaattagaataggaattttttttttactattaataactttagcgttaagatcAAGGTATTGACAGGGGGCAATCCTTTATATGCGAATAAAtatgccaaaattaatatacatttttcattcctttttcaTGTACAGTACCCAAAATTCAAagctgcattagttgaaaaatatttataaattaaataaaagaacaagtttctcaaactgaaagtaaggagcgacattgttacttaaaacgaatagaaattattccgtatataaaaaaagttttccctCTAAAGCCtcattctttatgctaaagtttgactctgtgacccaactctactttttaaaacaatgaaaacagactttagcataaggagtgacgtgttgaggaaggggcaacctCTTTTATGTACGGAATTGCttctgttcttttcaagttttaatatcgctccttactttcagttaaaaaaaaacttgttttttatttagtgacaGAAAGGAAATGTGGCGTTTATCCTTATTTAAAGATCAACTAGCACGCAACTAGCCTCCTTCCAGTGTCCCCTTTTTCTTCTGAAGACATCCGAATGAAATTCTGAGATGGGCGTTTGATTcacgctaaaaaaaaactttagaaaaacatcaaatgtaaaattaatatttaatcgtCTCGATTTCTGGGCAATACTGTTATTATGGAAGTAAAGAGAAATATTAGGCGCTAAAATGAGCAGAGTTTATTCTTTATAGGAGGGAGACTCCCCTTTCCATCCCCAACTCCACCTCGCGAtcgcagaaacttcggagggtgcTCACTACATCAGAATTTCAGAGCTCTAATCCTTTTCAAagaagtcgaaagtgattgaagacCAACCACCTGCGATGGGGGAAGGGTCTGTTGAGGGGGATACTCAGtttattaccacgaactatgaaaacaaattttgaactagCTAAAAAGCAACTAATAATAATCGGTAACATAATATAACAGTTTCGTAACAACAACAGCAGAAAAGTAACTAAAACATAAACAGCTGTGCTGAAGTagaatctccccccccccaaaaaaaaaaggctatattacctggtatttgtaacttaggatgtacacaataaaaattttacttactGCTGCTTCTAAAGATCTGTTAATCAATTCACGCTTTGTTTACACTGAACGGGGTCAATGACATACACGTGACCCATGTTGCTATTCTCGCAATTAATCTTGGCGTTTTCagtgacacgtggccagacaagtatttgttgctatcttttaggggttaaacctcgattagtaaaaatcccattggacatGTAAAGAAACGCACCcaagctggttaaaccaaagctgtcattggttaaaccagctggttgacgcgaaaaaaggcctctATAATAGTCAGCAATCAATGCCatcgaacaaaaattttaaaatttttaaggcaaTGGCTTGATTGTAATATGAAAGAGAGTGACTACGTTAAAAGTTTTGCTTCCATTTTCCTTGCTACAGCAGATGGAACATTCTCTAATGAtgaaaatttgccaaatttaCCTGTTCCAGACTTGAAAAATACCCTTGCCAGGTATGTTGGTTTGCACCTTAACAAGTCAACTGGGCTAACAATAATTAAAGGACTTGCAGGCTAAGCCATTAAGATTAAAGCTAATATAGAATAGTCTTTAAATCAGTTTTCTGTATACTCTATGACTTCAAACAAGTTTTTGGTAATATTAAGTTTACACATAGTTGAAGATGTCTAAAGCTAAATTTGAGTTGCTTCTGACCTACCATTCTAACAAACTTTGGGtagaattttactttagctactttttctATCTTGAAAATGGGTTAGTTTAGGAATATGAAACCTTCAAGGATGAATTTACAGACTAAAGTTTGTCCTGtggaggtattttgaagtacctgcctctactccttctccctctagactCTAAAGGGCAGTGACTTTTGATAAGCTTTTaaaatctttgtgttataataataataggcctattaatttatttatttcttacccaacaaaacaggaaaaaagtGGAAGCCTAGGCTACCTTTATGAAAGTGATACCTTGCAAAATTGATCTTCTCCTTAAATGAGctacaacaaatttttttttaagcttgacaactttgctcaattccaattATGAGGTTCCAAAGacttgcaaatatatttcctaaatttagaaaataacttttttctaaCAGGGTTAATATATTAACCCCATTGActtggcttaaaattctactcatataacaggaattgcattttcagaactattaccaggaaaaagaaactgataattgaaaattaaggtaaaaaattgttttgttgaaaatttcaataggtaggctatagacctgtcaagtaggctAGACAAATTTCTATGACTTAggatcagaagagggttaacatagaagcttggcaataccttcccagagtatgtttttggctCTGGTTTTATTACTGaaggtttcattttcctaacctaatccctttccaagatagtgaagagtagctaaattagaattttaccaaaattttcaattttagataATAATGTTAGATGATTATTAGCCAAAATATAACctagaaataaatatattccaGGCTACTCAattctttttatgctctttccaaatataataacaaattcACTTGCTAATGCACTCCCTCATGACATCCCTTATATAGCTttatatattatacattatatttatacaatatatatttatatacatattaatatacatatgtttatatatttatacatataacatatatatttatataaattaatatacatgtatatttatatatacattatagCCTAGGCTAGACCTAGCTCCTAAATTAAACCAGTTATTTTCTCAGTCTGGAATTATCTCCATATATAAGTAAGGATTTAATTTGCCAATTTgctatttcaaacatttttaaaaaagtgaTAGACCTAATAGCCTAATTTACATTAGCATATTACAAAAACAAGATAATCATATTAGCCTAGTAGAAACATCctacatattataaagtaagaattttgttgttCACCTTAAATTACAGCTAAGAGCAACTTAAGGATTATCCCTTTTTGATGAAGTTTTTCTTGTGAATTCATTAATGATGTTGATTAATTTGATACTCATGTATTATTCAAAAGACACTCAATAACTAAAGTTAGGTTCTAACTTTAAAGTTAGGTCTTAAACAAACAACAATGctggtacattttatgagaaaaactggtttcatagccacaaagacaaaactcaatttagtttgctttgcatagtgatagaagatagtgtctgaacatagattttgaaatgaagatttgagATTTaccaaagactaaaaaagagaaaattatatttttccaggataaggggtcattgcccacaacaaaacagtgtgtCAAGGGACACAccatgactttatactcttataAGAAGGAAcacatagtgatagaagatacctaacttcacttattgagtgtgttctgaataatacacaagtaccattaACTTTTCCAGAGTTGAcaaagtttctttcttttttagctttttttttgtttagcataTTATTTTTGCTTCCTTTGGCCTTATATCAGGGTGAGGGGGGGGACATTTGCAAAtgaattaataattatattttgagAAAGCATCAAGAATGCATCAAGGGCTGTTATGTTATGCTATAGAATCTTGTGTGCATTTAcccaaaaatctttattttatagCCTAAAGTGAAACCTTTTCAGATAGATTTATTGTGTAAATTGAGGCACAAAGAAGGTGTTTTGAGTCTCAAATATTTGTTCAGTCTTGATTTATGATGTCTTAAAATCTGTAGAGATATTCcttaaatcaagaaaaagagAGGACTTGATTTGGCTTAATACCCTACTGAAATAATATTAcccatattttcaaaaacaaaagccaATAAAGAGAGAAAGTAAACCCAAactcattaaatatttttgtcaaaatttagataGACAATGACTTGTTATCTCTGTGACCCTCTAGGCCCTAGAAATAAAGAAATGGTATAGACAGATGCTTATCCACTCCTTCCCAATGTGTATTTTAGGGTTTGGATTCAATTCTAAAAGTGTGTTGCCCCAAACTCAACTTCTTCCCAAGTTAGAAAGAACCCTCTCAACTAGAAcattacagaattttttttcaataggccAGGTCAGGCTTCTGAGCA is part of the Artemia franciscana chromosome 1, ASM3288406v1, whole genome shotgun sequence genome and harbors:
- the LOC136027386 gene encoding putative nuclease HARBI1 isoform X1, producing the protein MSQTALRNLISALILVNEIFDSDDESTDSDDESTDSENELYQDEEELNEPSILTTRVSTVSRRNVPKVAGYEEIVTERMQDYDFKTHFRLHRSTFDLLLGKINIKLQNQTRPTSRCSPNKMLLITLWILATPESYRSVGCRFGVCKKTVFKVIRRTIDAIYEMASTTIKWPGATEAQNIISANSSTAGFPGVLGAIDGTHIPIRTPQHSSGTYINRKGFHSLQLQVVCQHNLKFTDCNVGQPGSMHDARVFRHSEICTDLQNSTLFFPEDSHLIGDAAYPLSDRLLTPYRDTGNLTRYQVRYNFKLSSTRMSVERAIGILKCRFRRLRFFDSPDLAFISKSVIAACTLHNFCIDENDLHFENSEELSSGGAATINSENNIYNSTVTARAKRDRIARLL
- the LOC136027386 gene encoding putative nuclease HARBI1 isoform X2, which produces MQDYDFKTHFRLHRSTFDLLLGKINIKLQNQTRPTSRCSPNKMLLITLWILATPESYRSVGCRFGVCKKTVFKVIRRTIDAIYEMASTTIKWPGATEAQNIISANSSTAGFPGVLGAIDGTHIPIRTPQHSSGTYINRKGFHSLQLQVVCQHNLKFTDCNVGQPGSMHDARVFRHSEICTDLQNSTLFFPEDSHLIGDAAYPLSDRLLTPYRDTGNLTRYQVRYNFKLSSTRMSVERAIGILKCRFRRLRFFDSPDLAFISKSVIAACTLHNFCIDENDLHFENSEELSSGGAATINSENNIYNSTVTARAKRDRIARLL